A stretch of Caenorhabditis elegans chromosome IV DNA encodes these proteins:
- the egl-38 gene encoding Paired box protein 5 homolog (Confirmed by transcript evidence) yields MEPIWRNYPYPTYPGHHNFQFDPLLSDGSHTGVNQLGGVFVNGRPLADTVRAQIVEMSQHGTRPCDISRQLKVSHGCVSKILGRYYSTGSVRPGVIGGSKPKVATPRVVECIAGYKRANPTMFAWEIRQKLIEDQICGEENVPSVSSINRIVRNKSFMAQLAAPTSVTSSAARPSSATSHHQRSPPRGVQQHMQQSTSVQQLQQLQLTSAATVNSLMTPPAFAMPGTAYSINGLLGTLPQPSLLDDKFTNLSTQSADMSLVYSTGLVGEHDWTMRTPMVILPQNYCGQL; encoded by the exons atggaacCTATTTGGAGAAATTATCCTTACCCAACCTACCCAGGacatcacaattttcaatttg atCCCCTACTGTCAGATGGCTCCCACACGGGCGTCAATCAATTGGGCGGTGTATTTGTCAACGGGCGTCCTCTTGCTGACACAGTTCGTGCTCAAATAGTCGAAATGTCACAACATGGTACACGACCATGTGACATATCAAGACAGTTAAA agTCTCCCATGGATGTGTTTCGAAAATCCTCGGTAGATATTATTCAACAGGATCTGTCAGACCAG gTGTAATTGGAGGCTCAAAGCCAAAAGTTGCCACACCACGAGTCGTGGAATGTATTGCTGGTTATAAAAGAGCAAATCCGACAATGTTCGCATGGGAAATACGACAGAAATTGATTGAG gacCAAATTTGCGGTGAAGAGAATGTCCCGTCAGTGTCTTCAATTAATCGAATTGTACGAAATAAG tcatttatGGCTCAACTCGCGGCCCCAACATCCGTGACGTCATCAGCTGCCAGGCCGTCCTCTGCTACGTCACATCATCAACGAAGTcctccgagaggagtacaacAACATATGCAACAATCTACTTCTGTACAACAGTTACAACAATTGCAATTAACTTCTGCAGCTACAGTAAACTCACTAATGACTCCGCCTGCTTTCGCAATGCCTGGAA cggCATATTCAATAAATGGTCTTCTCGGAACACTCCCACAGCCGTCCCTATTGGATGATAAATTCACTAATTTGTCGACTCAATCCGCCGATATGTCTCTTGTTTATTCAACTGGACTTGTCGGAGAACACGATTGGACAATGAGGACTCCAATGGTTATTCTACCACAAAACTATTGTGGACAATTGTAG
- the spch-1 gene encoding SPerm CHromatin enriched (Product from WormBase gene class spch;~Confirmed by transcript evidence), translated as MPKSKSQKNKLRPRDSKGRFTPLAKTKRTVVSRSRSRSASRARRSRSVGRPASRRISVRSVSTHTAKSPSLVVVISPSPRRRRSSTSRSSRRSVVRSASRGSVSRRSSSRGSVYGRTGRSRSSKRSRSRSRSRSRSRSRSYSRSRSGSRRSSRRRSRRRSSLKARGRRASTAKKTPAKRRSRSRSQQKVKRSMSRKG; from the exons ATGCCGAAGTCGAAGAGTCAGAAGAACAAACTTCGTCCTCGTGACTCAAAAGGACGCTTCACTCCTCTTGCCAAGACCAAGAGGACCGTCGTGAGCCGCTCCCGCTCCAGAAGCGCATCTCGTGCTCGTCGAAGCCGTAGTGTTGGGAGACCAGCGAGTCGCAGAATCTCAGTCCGTTCGGTCTCAACGCACACTGCCAAATCGCCAAG cTTGGTTGTTGTGATCTCTCCATCACCACGTCGTCGTCGTTCATCAACCAGCCGTTCGTCTCGTCGATCGGTTGTGAGAAGCGCATCCCGTGGATCCGTGAGCCGCCGTTCGTCTTCTCGTGGATCGGTGTATGGACGCACAGGACGCTCTCGCTCGTCGAAGCGTTCTCGCTCCAGAAGCCGCTCCAGAAGCCGCTCCAGAAGTCGCTCTTATTCACGCTCCCGTTCCGGGTCTCGCAGAAGCTCTCGTCGCCGCTCTCGTCGCCGCTCATCCTTGAAGGCTCGTGGACGTCGTGCTTCGACTGCAAAGAAGACTCCTGCCAAGAGACGTAGTCGCAGCAGAAGCCAACAGAAGGTCAAACGCTCGATGAGCCGCAAAGGCTGA
- the nsph-3.2 gene encoding Nematode Specific Peptide family (Confirmed by transcript evidence;~Product from WormBase gene class nsph), giving the protein MPNPPPKEDTWAFQPIGAPFPPSPVKCMGEQNMYVALWYKHGKPIHGRSWNNGGVVECSFPYKEAELTTKQQLEGQIQVLQYLGDHNNQGFWYEWIKYKDRIEKIDDKHQLVRCGDSFPIFWKRAEGNLLGYVDNKTEEAWFSFNGKVIKQLGPQLNEMYIITRNCIGGPPHCPCAVCGAAPPPPKPVPRVERDEWMDIREGDPWPTRQLVKALDKTLDTLPGVNPDQYVALWYMQGEPVMGRVWNEGGKVAANFSWFNNEYCKNVGSIQLLIYLPDSVRGFDYGWIPFPEAAQFGDKAWHPVHVNNHKGDISVGVVNVAGGKQILAKVDVRNEKYGYGYQGKEHSATAKNCADNTIVLCRKAKAGYKLDG; this is encoded by the exons ATGCCGAATCCGCCACCGAAAGAAGATACTTGGGCATTCCAGCCAATCGGAGCCCCCTTCCCGCCGAGCCCGGTAAAATGTATGGGTGAGCAGAATATGTACGTGGCTCTGTGGTACAAGCACGGAAAGCCAATCCATGGACGTTCGTGGAATAACGGAGGAGTTGTCGAGTGCTCTTTCCCGTACAAGGAGGCTGAACTGACCACCAAGCAGCAGCTTGAGGGTCAGATTCAGGTTCTTCAGTACCTTGGAGATCACAACAACCAAG GTTTCTGGTACGAATGGATCAAGTACAAGGATCGTATTGAGAAGATTGACGATAAACATCAACTTGTGCGTTGTGGTGATTCATTCCCAATCTTCTGGAAACGTGCTGAAGGAAACCTCCTCGGATATGTGGACAACAAGACTGAGGAAGCATGGTTCTCGTTCAATGGGAAGGTGATTAAGCAGCTCGGGCCACAGCTCAACGAGATGTACATCATCACGCGCAACTGCATCGGAGGACCACCACATTGCCCATGTGCTGTGTGCGGAGctgctccaccaccaccaaagCCAGTGCCACGTGTCGAGAGAGACGAATGGATGGACATTCGTGAGGGAGATCCATGGCCGACTCGCCAACTTGTCAAGGCTCTTGACAAGACTCTGGACACCCTTCCAGGAGTCAATCCAGACCAATATGTTGCTCTCTGGTACATGCAAGGTGAACCTGTTATGGGTCGTGTCTGGAATGAAGGAGGAAAG GTGGCTGCCAACTTCTCGTGGTTCAACAACGAGTATTGCAAGAATGTTGGATCTATCCAGCTTCTCATCTATCTTCCGGACAGTGTTCGTGGTTTTGACTATGGATGGATCCCATTCCCGGAGGCTGCTCAGTTTGGAGACAAAGCTTGGCATCCAGTTCATGTCAACAACCACAAGGGAGATATCTCCGTTGGAGTTGTTAACGTTGCTGGAGGAAAGCAGATTCTTGCCAAGGTGGATGTCCGTAACGAGAAGTATGGTTATGGATACCAAGGAAAGGAGCATTCTGCAACTGCCAAGAACTGCGCTGATAACACCATTGTTCTCTGCCGTAAGGCCAAGGCTGGATACAAGCTCGACGGATAA
- the C04G2.10 gene encoding Protein kinase domain-containing protein (Confirmed by transcript evidence) produces MSPIFSLKIFQNFLFETKKKKMNAVAEVKGRRGVQQKKNEKQNEYKRIGREKKLADDSRCYGNILDLVKRKKVTNWTQTRLVVEGKLGEGLRGIAYKVKHRNTMKCLKLLPLSWTSRNKEALEDLVALRSLKTIKKETPNYLTFFDSFVLTNLPASTQDKLNQLDPQCPATHYLGLLVELGSNSLDNTMLTTAVEGLSIVKQLVLSLVIAKRRLDTNHNDVHPGNVLVKRSASPKTLKYTLDGKVIRIPSHGLVVGIIDFSEASFGRANGNSDVGFLSFITEEISKTLSKAENRTFQTAIDGLTDARSITAIYPNASIFKKH; encoded by the exons atgtctccgattttttctcttaaaatcttccaaaattttctgtttgagactaagaaaaaaaaa atgaatgcCGTTGCTGAAGTGAAAGGAAGACGCGGTGTCcagcaaaagaaaaacgaaaaacaaaatgagtACAAAAGAATTGGAAGAGAGaaaa AGCTTGCTGATGATTCGCGATGTTATGGGAATATCCTGGATCTTGTCAAGAGAAAGAAGGTCACAAACTGGACCCAAACGCGGCTGGTAGTTGAGGGCAAACTGGGGGAAGGCCTGCGTGGCATTGCATACAAGGTTAAGCACCGAAACACCATGAAGTGTTTGAAGTTATTGCCACTCAGCTGGACCTCAAGAAACAAGGAAGCTCTCGAAGACTTGGTCGCGCTCAGATCACTCAAAACTATCAAGAAAGAGACTCCAAACTACTTGACATTCTTCGATTCTTTTGTTCTCACGAACCTGCCAGCCTCAACTCAAGACAAGCTCAATCAACTTGATCCACAATGCCCAGCTACTCACTACCTTGGACTCCTGGTCGAACTGGGATCAAACAGTTTGGACAATACAATGCTGACAACCGCAGTCGAAGGATTATCGATTGTCAAGCAGCTTGTGCTCTCTCTTGTCATTGCGAAGCGACGTTTGGATACCAACCACAATGACGTTCATCCAGGGAACGTGCTCGTAAAGCGTTCAGCATCACCGAAAACTCTGAAGTACACCCTGGATGGCAAGGTGATCCGCATCCCTTCGCATGGATTGGTCGTcggaattatcgatttttcggaggCGTCGTTTGGCAGAGCCAACGGCAATTCGGACGTGGGCTTCCTCAGTTTCATTACTgaggaaatttcgaaaacattgTCGAAAGCTGAAAATCGG acattcCAAACAGCTATCGATGGGCTCACCGATGCAAGGAGCATCACAGCCATCTACCCGAACGCCAGCATCTTCAAAAAGCACTGA
- the C04G2.10 gene encoding Protein kinase domain-containing protein (Confirmed by transcript evidence) gives MTAPMNAVAEVKGRRGVQQKKNEKQNEYKRIGREKKLADDSRCYGNILDLVKRKKVTNWTQTRLVVEGKLGEGLRGIAYKVKHRNTMKCLKLLPLSWTSRNKEALEDLVALRSLKTIKKETPNYLTFFDSFVLTNLPASTQDKLNQLDPQCPATHYLGLLVELGSNSLDNTMLTTAVEGLSIVKQLVLSLVIAKRRLDTNHNDVHPGNVLVKRSASPKTLKYTLDGKVIRIPSHGLVVGIIDFSEASFGRANGNSDVGFLSFITEEISKTLSKAENRTFQTAIDGLTDARSITAIYPNASIFKKH, from the exons ATGACTGCGCCG atgaatgcCGTTGCTGAAGTGAAAGGAAGACGCGGTGTCcagcaaaagaaaaacgaaaaacaaaatgagtACAAAAGAATTGGAAGAGAGaaaa AGCTTGCTGATGATTCGCGATGTTATGGGAATATCCTGGATCTTGTCAAGAGAAAGAAGGTCACAAACTGGACCCAAACGCGGCTGGTAGTTGAGGGCAAACTGGGGGAAGGCCTGCGTGGCATTGCATACAAGGTTAAGCACCGAAACACCATGAAGTGTTTGAAGTTATTGCCACTCAGCTGGACCTCAAGAAACAAGGAAGCTCTCGAAGACTTGGTCGCGCTCAGATCACTCAAAACTATCAAGAAAGAGACTCCAAACTACTTGACATTCTTCGATTCTTTTGTTCTCACGAACCTGCCAGCCTCAACTCAAGACAAGCTCAATCAACTTGATCCACAATGCCCAGCTACTCACTACCTTGGACTCCTGGTCGAACTGGGATCAAACAGTTTGGACAATACAATGCTGACAACCGCAGTCGAAGGATTATCGATTGTCAAGCAGCTTGTGCTCTCTCTTGTCATTGCGAAGCGACGTTTGGATACCAACCACAATGACGTTCATCCAGGGAACGTGCTCGTAAAGCGTTCAGCATCACCGAAAACTCTGAAGTACACCCTGGATGGCAAGGTGATCCGCATCCCTTCGCATGGATTGGTCGTcggaattatcgatttttcggaggCGTCGTTTGGCAGAGCCAACGGCAATTCGGACGTGGGCTTCCTCAGTTTCATTACTgaggaaatttcgaaaacattgTCGAAAGCTGAAAATCGG acattcCAAACAGCTATCGATGGGCTCACCGATGCAAGGAGCATCACAGCCATCTACCCGAACGCCAGCATCTTCAAAAAGCACTGA
- the C04G2.10 gene encoding Protein kinase domain-containing protein (Confirmed by transcript evidence) encodes MNAVAEVKGRRGVQQKKNEKQNEYKRIGREKKLADDSRCYGNILDLVKRKKVTNWTQTRLVVEGKLGEGLRGIAYKVKHRNTMKCLKLLPLSWTSRNKEALEDLVALRSLKTIKKETPNYLTFFDSFVLTNLPASTQDKLNQLDPQCPATHYLGLLVELGSNSLDNTMLTTAVEGLSIVKQLVLSLVIAKRRLDTNHNDVHPGNVLVKRSASPKTLKYTLDGKVIRIPSHGLVVGIIDFSEASFGRANGNSDVGFLSFITEEISKTLSKAENRTFQTAIDGLTDARSITAIYPNASIFKKH; translated from the exons atgaatgcCGTTGCTGAAGTGAAAGGAAGACGCGGTGTCcagcaaaagaaaaacgaaaaacaaaatgagtACAAAAGAATTGGAAGAGAGaaaa AGCTTGCTGATGATTCGCGATGTTATGGGAATATCCTGGATCTTGTCAAGAGAAAGAAGGTCACAAACTGGACCCAAACGCGGCTGGTAGTTGAGGGCAAACTGGGGGAAGGCCTGCGTGGCATTGCATACAAGGTTAAGCACCGAAACACCATGAAGTGTTTGAAGTTATTGCCACTCAGCTGGACCTCAAGAAACAAGGAAGCTCTCGAAGACTTGGTCGCGCTCAGATCACTCAAAACTATCAAGAAAGAGACTCCAAACTACTTGACATTCTTCGATTCTTTTGTTCTCACGAACCTGCCAGCCTCAACTCAAGACAAGCTCAATCAACTTGATCCACAATGCCCAGCTACTCACTACCTTGGACTCCTGGTCGAACTGGGATCAAACAGTTTGGACAATACAATGCTGACAACCGCAGTCGAAGGATTATCGATTGTCAAGCAGCTTGTGCTCTCTCTTGTCATTGCGAAGCGACGTTTGGATACCAACCACAATGACGTTCATCCAGGGAACGTGCTCGTAAAGCGTTCAGCATCACCGAAAACTCTGAAGTACACCCTGGATGGCAAGGTGATCCGCATCCCTTCGCATGGATTGGTCGTcggaattatcgatttttcggaggCGTCGTTTGGCAGAGCCAACGGCAATTCGGACGTGGGCTTCCTCAGTTTCATTACTgaggaaatttcgaaaacattgTCGAAAGCTGAAAATCGG acattcCAAACAGCTATCGATGGGCTCACCGATGCAAGGAGCATCACAGCCATCTACCCGAACGCCAGCATCTTCAAAAAGCACTGA